The following are from one region of the Cervus canadensis isolate Bull #8, Minnesota chromosome 21, ASM1932006v1, whole genome shotgun sequence genome:
- the LOC122423871 gene encoding polycystic kidney disease and receptor for egg jelly-related protein-like translates to MVLTQLHCMAMEPRTLAGAHTDGAQQEGPMPRCPGDLPASGPLGGGHRCPLGRSLLLGGEALEEGPLSQRSRGPGACKPGCPGCVQGSGQPVCPSTEGGARPAGKHLVSHPALCPWLRLPPVEAVLKRRPGQQASMQEGLIALPPAHQATSGMRVRGRSAEGGLRVPDSRTSATVAPEPHARRDPGPRPGRPAPHTPCPLALRPAPPTQLAPGAAMGPGPALLLLGLGLGLGCGPGRQPPPPAPPQAPGSPSRDLPVPTPASARRSPSETQALVQARGPEAALLSVRASRDPGERGAGFGGLGAGRARVSLRARAAPGGGIFLSGRRGLCLPAGRPAGLAPRCLRAHVQLRARRAAATAPAPAPVDLQLSAPGGRLSLRWLSHLPRSLGPLEWTFRLGLLGPAAAEHHALPRRALHRARRSYPGFVARTECPTDGPTPVFLEAVSPNRSEPAESSVSCQVTRPSLCKLDPVRINRNDDKPVRLTRDMGDTFNATVNLFCPLQQYYLRMWYIYPVPYVGAVPDWSKPLRNPPVKLGRSATLLIIPPYSFTWGIYLFNLTVVVKTRDPRVPGQSDSDSIYVIIYRRPLNAVISGPSNITVNFTDGVTLNGNMSSDPEETDPLERERLKFLWYCTTDSRDYDGENITVISKEVCLPEQVDLKWTLASGPILTLSPGTLQGGRVYFFRLVIQKTGRSAFADATLHVLQGAPVASISCIENCDQVLVLSERFSLSLDCTGCTAGRDVYWWSILTSSGQEVPFDWTGQTSTGRNGAYMSIKDFAFWNFREDKFWISLNAATWSGVTLALRYPFVIHHVPVTTDCKIVPEKGISFITKFVVICTCFKDKNIVLTYKIIVPDVHGFGEISSLKENNFGSVLYLGKNCTSPPSFLPVGVLDSHYALKIIAQAYNTSLGAFSQVNLYATVWPPTDVNSSLTVLEELSNFTMGPNSSLSALLQQQDFLNASYLIYVIASVLNNMKTNVSLQAEKIKLREHLFNQTLILPINTLVNISQVVMAVTKLTEKTSEINAFSQKLATVRTWQASQALQDSHQRDKRISSEQIESVCTGILTTLSNILKLLVHYEVFEEPFHVVESLADTVLAVKVPENETTALRTSNFRMYVKKTEKWNVTKFFSTQKHCQNCFYPTLNVNSIPSLPANAPISTMFCEFVDDPFPWLNYGENSLTQVVGFRMTGVEATGDGIEILPDAVEVYLIRKNLSFGTFNLTVGPSSEPYAVDESLRKTTGAFSFVVDCTAGRDVLIHIMAEVSVLFTVSVYAGHEITPNSLMTSYLVPHEIPPIANESDLFDPECPVKEARVLCLPAALLQVIAQRTASSECTVGVLLQAPRFVLKPNNKLVRISVFSSECLDMFGIQSDWREDTCIVGERTTWQRVHCVCKNLRRAKRQLDIIEQANLHLRTHYLTAKVIVVPNPVDLQVEAVKNITPNLVTLFTVLLILLLYLVLAFWALHRDETDQYLRNHVIVLLDNDPYDNVCYLVTVFTGSRCGSGTRANVFIQLHGTKGSSDVHCLSHPQFTTLYRGSICTFLLATKKDLGDIHSLRVWHNNEGRSPEWYLSRIKVENLFSRHIWLFMCREWLSIDTSLDRTFHVTPPDKPLKKMDFFLIDLSYKLRRSHLWFSVFSGVISAPFNRFQRLSCCLAVLLSMLMCNIMFFNLEKENEGETQEWRFIELMVIGLLSAFITLPVQLVITSLFMYSQRRPQVTLSEVTPRKHPLKPPASEHWEERLGNWHAYEIAKASSQEPVSKRHRAKPKASVKVTSKRQPLATQAESKVSHTKGRNINTNNPNIEDNTNVSVEKQPSQPGLASHKEKSRIVLPRWCVCVAWVLVFLICSISSFIIIFYGLGYSYEKSIAWLFASFCAFILSVFLVQMSTIIFISAYRTSKAKYGKNLSWIGNYRFTEIKLHNTWKDPEEMQRSQAYVMELRNSRMYQPLTQDEITIFKRKKRIKRRAFLFLSYILTHFIFLALLLSLVTILRPTDSFYYNQFIRDQFSVDLAGVTRLEDIYQWLNGVLLPLLHNDPNPTFLPDSSSKILGLPLMRQVRAQPGEITCLPAKKFVEGSLKGEIRCHPEYGMDPEDTKNYSGSWNKVSKRDTDKTTKGFTYKPPEKRWAYTSHGLLHTYGSGGYAFYFFPAEQQFNSTLRLSELQKSHWLDEKTWSVIVELTTFNPDISLLCSISVIFEVSQLGVVNTSLNAHSFSLTHFNRKNSADSAENYLYLAIFIFFLAYTVVEVYVITQERTAYVQSVCNLLNFALKCIFTLWIVLFFRKHFLAIGVVRAYLSNPEDFIPFHAVAQVDHTMKVILGFLVFLTILKMLRYSRVFYDVRLAQRAIQTALPGICHMALVLSVYFFVFMAFGYLVFGQHEWNYSDMIHATQTIFSYCISAFQNTEFFNNWVLGILFLSSFVLVMICILINLFRAVILSAYKEMKQPVYEEPSEEVEAMTYLCRRLRSAFCCLCFKPRAEDEPKFLINMVYGHPEKNSRHYLGLKTRNINGKKMVYLVV, encoded by the exons GCCACCGTGGCCCCCGAACCCCACGCCCGCCGTGACCCCGGCCCGCGCCCCGGCCGCCCCGCGCCGCACACGCCTTGTCCGTTGGCCCTCCGCCCTGCGCCGCCGACGCAGCTCGCACCGGGCGCTGCCATGGGGCCCGGGCCGGCTCTCCTgctcctgggcctgggcctgggcctgggctgtGGGCCTGGCCGCCAGCCTCCGCCCCCGGCTCCCCCGCAGGCGCCCGGCTCGCCGTCCCGAGACCTCCCCGTCCCGACGCCCGCCTCGGCCCGGCGTTCCCCTTCCGAGACCCAGGCCCTCGTCCAGGCGCGGGGCCCGGAGGCCGCGCTCCTCTCGGTGAGGGCCTCCCGGGACCCTGGGGAGCGGGGCGCAGGCTTTGGCGGCCTTGGAGCCGGCCGCGCCCGCGTCAGCCTCCGGGCCCGCGCGGCCCCGGGTGGCGGCATCTTCCTGAGCGGCCGCCGCGGCCTCTGCCTGCCGGCCGGGCGTCCCGCGGGCCTCGCGCCGCGCTGCCTCCGCGCGCACGTCCAGCTGCGCGCCCGCCGCGCCGCCGCCAccgcgcccgcgcccgcgccgGTGGACCTGCAGCTGTCCGCGCCCGGCGGCCGGCTCTCCCTGCGCTGGCTGTCCCACCTGCCGCGCTCGCTCGGGCCTCTGGAGTGGACATTCCGTCTCGGGCTGCTCGGGCCTGCGGCCGCCGAGCACCACGCGTTGCCCCGTCGGGCTCTGCACCGCGCCCGGCGCTCCTACCCGGGATTCGTGGCCCGAACCGAGTGTCCCACGGACGGACCCACCCCGGTCTTCTTAGAAGCTGTCAGCCCGAACAGATCGGAACCCGCTGAGTCCTCGGTGTCCTGTCAGGTAACCCGACCGTCGCTCTGTAAATTGGACCCTGTGCGGATAAATAGGAACGACGATAAACCGGTCCGACTGACCAGGGACATGGGAGACACCTTCAATGCAACAGTCAACCTCTTCTGTCCACTCCAACAGTACTATCTGCGGATGTGGTATATCTATCCCGTGCCCTATGTAGGAGCCGTGCCTGACTGGAGTAAACCTCTGAGAAACCCACCGGTCAAGTTAGGTAGATCTGCAACACTGTTGATTATACCCCCATATTCTTTCACTTGGGGAATATATCTGTTTAATTTGACGGTGGTTGTCAAAACACGGGATCCCCGGGTTCCAGGGCAGAGCGACTCAGATAGCATCTATGTCATCATTTATAGACGTCCCCTGAATGCTGTTATTTCAGGGCcttccaacatcacagttaatTTCACAGATGGAGTGACTCTCAATGGAAATATGTCTTCTGATCCAGAGGAAACAGACcctctagagagagagagacttaagTTTCTCTGGTACTGTACCACAGACTCAAGAGACTATGATGGAGAAAACATAACAGTGATAAGCAAGGAAGTTTGTCTCCCGGAGCAGGTTGATCTCAAGTGGACATTGGCCTCTGGTCCTATTCTCACACTTTCTCCAGGAACACTTCAAGGTGGCCGTGTATATTTTTTCAGACTGGTGATCCAGAAGACCGGCAGGTCAGCATTTGCTGATGCAACACTGCACGTGCTTCAAGGAGCCCCGGTAGCAAGCATCTCATGTATTGAAAACTGTGACCAGGTTTTGGTTTTATCAGAGAGATTCTCGTTGTCTCTGGATTGCACAGGTTGTACGGCAGGCCGAGATGTCTATTGGTGGTCCATTCTGACGTCGTCAGGTCAGGAGGTGCCTTTTGACTGGACGGGGCAAACGTCAACAGGACGGAATGGTGCTTACATGTCTATAAAAGATTTTGCTTTCTGGAATTTCAGGGAAGATAAGTTTTGGATTTCTCTAAATGCAGCAACCTGGAGTGGAGTCACCTTGGCCTTAAGGTATCCTTTTGTTATTCACCATGTGCCAGTAACCACAGACTGCAAAATTGTTCCAGAGAAAGGAATTTCCTTCATTACAAAGTTTGTTGTCATTTGTACTTGTTTCAAGGATAAGAACATTGttcttacatataaaataatagttCCTGATGTACATGGTTTTGGTGAAATCAGTTCTTTGAAAGAGAATAACTTTGGGTCCGTCCTATATTTGGGGAAGAATTGCACATCacccccttcctttctccctgttGGTGTGTTGGACAGTCATTATGCCTTGAAAATAATAGCTCAGGCATATAATACCTCTCTGGGAGCTTTTTCTCAGGTGAACTTGTATGCCACTGTGTGGCCTCCCACTGACGTAAACTCATCACTGACTGTGCTGGAGGAGTTATCCAACTTCACCATGGGACCAAATTCTTCCCTGTCTGCTTTGCTTCAACAGCAGGATTTTCTAAATGCaagttatttaatatatgtaatagCATCTGTCTTGAATAACATGAAAACCAATGTAAGTCTTCAAGCTGAGAAAATTAAACTCCGAGAACACCTTTTCAATCAGACACTCATTCTTCCTATAAACACTTTGGTGAATATTAGCCAGGTGGTCATGGCTGTTACTAAATTAACAGAGAAAACCTCTGAGATCAATGCATTCTCTCAGAAACTGGCCACGGTGAGGACTTGGCAAGCAAGCCAAGCCCTCCAAGATAGTCATCAGAGAGATAAGCGCATTTCTTCTGAGCAAATAGAAAGTGTGTGCACTGGAATATTAACAACCTTGTCTAATATCCTGAAACTGCTGGTTCATTATGAAGTCTTCGAAGAGCCTTTCCACGTGGTTGAATCTCTAGCAGACACAGTATTGGCTGTGAAAGTGCCAGAGAACGAGACCACTGCCTTGAGGACCTCCAACTTTAGAATGTatgtcaagaaaacagaaaagtggaatGTTACCAAGTTCTTCAGCACCCAGAAGCACTGTCAGAATTGCTTTTATCCCACCCTAAACGTGAACAGCATTCCTAGTCTGCCTGCCAACGCTCCGATTTCCACGATGTTTTGTGAATTTGTGGATGACCCTTTCCCTTGGCTAAATTATGGGGAAAACAGTTTGACCCAGGTGGTTGGATTCCGAATGACAGGAGTCGAGGCCACGGGTGACGGGATTGAGATCCTACCTGATGCAGTGGAAGTGTATCTCATCAGGAAAAACCTGAGCTTTGGAACTTTTAATCTCACGGTGGGACCCAGCTCAGAGCCTTATGCAGTGGATGAATCATTGAGAAAGACGACAGGGGCGTTTAGCTTTGTTGTGGACTGTACAGCAGGGAGGGACGTGTTGATCCACATCATGGCAGAAGTGTCCGTGTTGTTCACGGTGTCTGTGTACGCGGGCCATGAGATCACACCCAACTCTTTGATGACCAGCTACCTGGTGCCCCATGAAATCCCTCCAATTGCCAACGAGAGTGACCTGTTTGACCCGGAGTGTCCGGTGAAGGAGGCCCGAGTGCTCTGTCTCCCCGCGGCCCTGCTGCAGGTCATAGCTCAGCGAACCGCTTCCTCCGAGTGCACCGTCGGTGTGCTTCTACAGGCACCTCGCTTTGTCCTAAAGCCCAATAACAAGTTGGTGAGAATTTCTGTTTTCAGCAGTGAATGCTTGGACATGTTCGGGATCCAGAGCGATTGGAGAGAAGATACCTGCATTGTTGGAGAGAGGACCACTTGGCAAAGAGTGCACTGTGTCTGCAAGAACCTGCGGCGGGCCAAGCGGCAGCTGGATATAATCGAACAGGCCAACCTTCACCTGCGCACCCACTATTTGACGGCCAAGGTGATCGTGGTCCCTAACCCTGTGGATTTACAAGTGGAGGCAGTCAAGAACATAACCCCAAACCTTGTGACCCTCTTCACTGTACTTCTCATTTTGCTGTTATACTTGGTCCTTGCCTTCTGGGCCTTGCACAGAGATGAAACAGACCAGTATCTTAGGAACCATGTGATAGTTCTGCTTGATAATGATCCTTATGATAATGTGTGTTACCTAGTCACTGTTTTTACAGGAAGCCGTTGTGGTTCTGGGACCAGGGCCAATGTCTTTATCCAACTGCATGGAACCAAAGGTAGCAGTGATGTGcactgtttaagccacccacaATTTACAACTCTCTACCGAGGAAGCATCTGCACTTTCCTCCTAGCAACAAAAAAGGACTTGGGGGACATCCATTCCCTCCGTGTGTGGCACAACAATGAGGGCAGGTCTCCTGAATGGTATTTAAGTAGAATCAAAGTGGAGAATCTGTTCAGCAGACACATCTGGCTCTTCATGTGCCGAGAATGGCTTTCTATTGACACCTCTCTGGATCGAACCTTTCACGTAACCCCCCCAGATAAGCCTCTGAAGAAAATGGACTTTTTCCTTATAGATTTAAGTTACAAGCTGAGAAGAAGCCACTTGTGGTTCTCTGTTTTTTCTGGTGTCATTTCTGCACCGTTCAATAGGTTCCAGAGGCTGTCCTGCTGCTTAGCCGTGCTGTTGTCAATGCTTATGTGTAATATCATGTTCTTCAATCTAGAGAAGGAGAATGAAGGAGAGACACAAGAGTGGAggttcattgagttgatggtgATCGGATTGCTAAGTGCCTTTATTACCCTCCCTGTGCAACTAGTGATCACATCTTTGTTCATGTATTCCCAGAGGAGACCTCAGGTGACTCTAAGTGAGGTCACTCCTCGGAAACATCCTTTGAAACCGCCAGCAAGCGAGCACTGGGAAGAACGACTGGGAAACTGGCATGCCTATGAAATTGCCAAGGCAAGCTCCCAGGAACCTGTTTCTAAGAGACATCGTGCAAAACCCAAGGCTTCTGTCAAGGTCACCTCTAAAAGACAGCCCCTGGCCACGCAAGCAGAAAGCAAG gtctcccacaccaaGGGAAGAAATATAAACACTAATAATCCAAACATTGAAGATAATACAAATGTTTCTGTGGAGAAGCAGCCTTCCCAACCAGGTTTGGCATCGCATAAAGAGAAAAGCAGGATTGTCCTGCCGCGATGGTGTGTTTGTGTAGCCTGGGTATTGGTTTTTCTCATCTGCAGTATATCCTCCTTCATCATCATATTTTATGGACTTGGTTACAGCTACGAAAAGTCAATAGCATGGCTGTTTGCATCATTTTGTGCATTCATTCTCTCAGTCTTTCTAGTGCAAATGTCTACAATTATATTTATCTCAGCCTATAGAACAAGTAAGGCCAAGTATGGTAAAAACCTTTCATGGATCGGCAACTATCGCTTCACTGAGATCAAGCTGCACAACACCTGGaaggacccagaagaaatgcaaagaagccaGGCGTACGTCATGGAGCTCCGAAACTCAAGGATGTACCAGCCTCTCACCCAAGATGAAATCACAATattcaaaagaaagaagaggatcaAAAGAAGGGCTTTcctgttcctgagttatatcctCACCCACTTCATCTTTCTGGCTCTCTTGCTGAGCCTAGTCACAATCCTACGCCCCACTGACAGCTTTTACTACAATCAGTTTATTCGTGACCAGTTCTCTGTGGATCTGGCAGGCGTGACCAGGCTGGAAGACATCTATCAGTGGCTGAATGGGGTGCTGTTGCCTCTGCTCCACAATGACCCAAATCCCACGTTTCTGCCTGACAGCTCCTCTAAAATCCTTGGCCTGCCGCTGATGAGGCAGGTGAGGGCGCAACCTGGAGAGATAACGTGTCTGCCAGCCAAGAAATTTGTGGAGGGCAGCCTCAAAGGAGAGATTCGCTGTCACCCCGAATATGGGATGGACCCAGAAGACACAAAAAACTACTCTGGGTCATGGAATAAAGTTAGCAAGCGGGACACTGACAAGACGACCAAAGGGTTTACTTATAAGCCTCCAGAGAAGAGATGGGCGTACACTTCCCATGGGCTGCTGCACACCTATGGTTCAGGAGGGTACGCCTTCTACTTTTTTCCGGCAGAGCAGCAGTTCAATTCCACACTGAGGCTCAGCGAACTCCAGAAAAGCCACTGGCTGGATGAGAAGACCTGGTCTGTGATTGTGGAACTGACCACCTTCAATCCAGACATCAGTCTCCTCTGTAGCATCTCGGTCATCTTCGAGGTCTCTCAGTTAGGTGTTGTGAACACTAGCCTGAATGCTCACTCCTTCTCGCTCACTCATTTCAACAGAAAAAACTCAGCTGACTCAGCAGAAAACTACTTGTACTTGgccatcttcattttcttccttgccTACACTGTTGTCGAGGTTTACGTAATCACACAAGAAAGGACTGCCTACGTGCAAAGTGTATGTAATTTGCTCAACTTTGCTCTAAAATGCATCTTTACCTTGTGGATCGTGCTCTTTTTCAGGAAGCACTTCTTGGCCATTGGTGTAGTTCGGGCTTACCTGTCAAATCCCGAGGATTTCATTCCCTTTCATGCAGTGGCTCAAGTGGATCACACCATGAAGGTGATTTTGGGTTTCCTGGTATTTCTGACGATCCTGAAGATGCTCCGGTATTCCAGGGTCTTTTACGATGTGCGTCTGGCTCAGAGGGCCATCCAGACTGCCCTTCCCGGCATCTGCCACATGGCATTGGTGCTGTCCGtgtatttctttgtcttcatGGCATTCGGCTACTTGGTGTTCGGGCAACACGAGTGGAACTACAGTGACATGATCCACGCCACACAGACAATATTTTCCTACTGTATCTCAGCTTTTCAGAacactgaatttttcaataactGGGTTCTCGGGATCCTCTTCCTCTCATCTTTCGTACTGGTGATGATCTGCATATTGATCAACTTATTTCGTGCTGTGATTTTGTCTGCCTATAAGGAAATGAAGCAGCC